From a region of the Tenggerimyces flavus genome:
- a CDS encoding UDP-glucose dehydrogenase family protein, whose amino-acid sequence MSTTEGAKPRLTVLGTGYLGATHAICMAVLGFEVLGMDVDEAKIETLRSGRVPFYEPGLPEMLQKALESGRLRFTTSYEEVAEFGDVHFVCVGTPQRKGSTAADMSYVDAVVSGLAPHLDRRALIVGKSTVPVGTAARLTSLVQSLAPAGTDIELAWNPEFLREGFAVEDTMRPDRLVFGVASDWARERLSAAFAPMLAADVPLVVTDLPTAELVKVSANSFLATKISFINAMAEVCEATGADVQDLAAALAYDNRIGGRFLRPGLGFGGGCLPKDIRAYIHRAEELGVGQAVSFLREVDAINLRRRARTVDLIRAQAGGSLAGVTVCALGAAFKPNSDDIRDAPALDVARLLQEEGAIVRVYDPQAMDNARRVYPDLHYASSVAEAAAGAQVVALLTEWDHFREIDPVWLGELVAKKAIVDGRHALDQFAWREAGWDYKALGRT is encoded by the coding sequence TCGGCACCGGGTATCTCGGTGCCACGCACGCGATCTGCATGGCCGTGTTGGGCTTCGAGGTCCTCGGGATGGATGTCGACGAGGCGAAGATCGAGACGCTCCGGTCCGGCCGCGTCCCGTTCTACGAGCCCGGGCTTCCGGAGATGCTGCAGAAGGCGCTGGAGTCGGGGCGGCTGCGGTTCACCACGTCGTACGAGGAGGTCGCGGAGTTCGGCGACGTGCACTTCGTCTGCGTGGGAACGCCGCAGAGGAAGGGCTCGACGGCGGCGGACATGTCGTACGTGGACGCGGTGGTGTCCGGGCTCGCGCCGCACCTGGACCGGCGCGCGCTCATCGTCGGCAAGTCGACGGTCCCGGTCGGTACGGCGGCGCGGTTGACCTCGCTGGTGCAGTCGCTCGCGCCGGCGGGGACGGACATCGAGCTGGCGTGGAACCCGGAGTTCCTCCGCGAGGGCTTCGCGGTCGAGGACACGATGCGTCCTGACCGGCTGGTGTTCGGCGTGGCGTCGGACTGGGCGCGGGAGCGGCTGTCCGCCGCGTTCGCGCCGATGCTCGCCGCGGACGTTCCGCTGGTGGTGACGGATCTGCCGACGGCGGAGCTCGTGAAGGTGTCGGCGAACTCGTTCCTCGCCACGAAGATCTCGTTCATCAACGCGATGGCCGAGGTGTGTGAGGCGACCGGCGCGGACGTGCAGGATCTGGCGGCGGCGCTGGCGTACGACAACCGCATCGGCGGGCGCTTCCTGCGGCCGGGCCTCGGCTTCGGCGGCGGCTGCCTGCCGAAGGACATCCGCGCGTACATCCACCGCGCCGAGGAGCTCGGCGTCGGCCAGGCCGTCTCGTTCCTGCGCGAGGTGGACGCGATCAACCTGCGCCGCCGGGCCCGTACGGTCGACCTGATCCGCGCGCAGGCTGGGGGCTCGCTGGCCGGCGTGACCGTCTGCGCGCTCGGCGCGGCGTTCAAGCCGAACTCCGACGACATCCGCGACGCCCCGGCGTTGGACGTGGCGCGGCTGCTGCAGGAGGAGGGCGCGATCGTCCGCGTGTACGACCCGCAGGCGATGGACAACGCGCGGCGCGTTTACCCGGACCTGCACTACGCGTCCTCGGTCGCCGAAGCCGCCGCGGGTGCGCAGGTCGTGGCGCTGCTGACGGAGTGGGACCACTTCCGCGAGATCGACCCGGTCTGGCTGGGGGAACTGGTCGCGAAGAAGGCGATCGTCGATGGCCGGCACGCGCTCGACCAGTTCGCCTGGCGCGAGGCCGGCTGGGACTACAAGGCGCTCGGCCGCACCTGA
- a CDS encoding phosphotransferase, with protein MEPSVLRRAVDAAATTAAELGLDVSDAVAVHNSDRIAVRLDPCDVLARVAPGAWHDGMAYEAEVARRLAATDSPIGGLDPRAPDVYDRDGFAITFWTYYEPVVADHDGPAPEQLGWTSGLAPAEYVDALVRLHTGLRQIELDAPHVTERVDGWTALVDDRERTPDLPERDRALLKDTLTAGIAKAGTAEQLLHGEPHPGNVLNTSTGPRFIDLGTCQRGPIEYDLAYLPEEVAELYPGADLDLVHQFRILTWAGVAAMRWNRDDQYPDRDRWRVDLLDQLRAGLAR; from the coding sequence ATGGAACCCTCCGTACTCCGGCGCGCCGTCGACGCCGCCGCGACGACCGCCGCCGAGCTCGGCCTCGACGTCAGCGACGCCGTCGCCGTGCACAACTCCGACCGCATCGCCGTGCGGCTGGATCCGTGCGACGTGCTCGCCCGCGTGGCACCGGGCGCTTGGCACGACGGCATGGCGTACGAGGCGGAGGTCGCCCGCCGCCTGGCCGCGACCGACAGCCCGATCGGCGGCCTCGACCCCCGCGCGCCGGACGTCTACGACCGCGACGGCTTCGCGATCACGTTCTGGACGTACTACGAGCCCGTCGTCGCCGACCATGACGGCCCGGCGCCCGAGCAGCTCGGCTGGACCTCGGGCCTGGCGCCGGCGGAGTACGTCGACGCGCTCGTCCGCCTCCACACCGGCCTGCGCCAGATCGAGCTGGACGCGCCGCATGTCACCGAACGCGTCGACGGCTGGACCGCGCTGGTGGACGACCGGGAACGTACGCCGGACCTCCCCGAGCGCGACCGCGCGCTGCTCAAGGACACCCTGACCGCGGGGATCGCGAAGGCGGGAACGGCCGAGCAGCTGCTCCACGGCGAGCCGCACCCGGGGAATGTGCTGAACACCAGCACCGGCCCGCGCTTCATCGACCTCGGGACCTGCCAACGCGGGCCGATCGAGTACGACCTCGCGTACCTCCCCGAGGAGGTCGCCGAGCTCTATCCCGGCGCCGACCTCGACCTCGTGCACCAGTTCCGGATCCTCACGTGGGCGGGCGTCGCGGCGATGCGCTGGAACCGCGACGACCAGTACCCCGACCGGGACCGCTGGCGAGTAGACCTGCTCGACCAGCTTCGAGCGGGGCTCGCACGCTAG
- a CDS encoding GntR family transcriptional regulator, translating to MPRTRHEIDPSKLTTTEIASGRPKGYQLRKILEELADRSGPGALMPSERVLADHFGISRTTVRQEIERMVTDGVLFRRHGHGTVVAEPTPAHTDLLTSFSRDMRARGMTPGSRVLSATVEPATSRTAARMEVDEGEPVLHLVRLRLADGVPMALERTDVSASRFPGLELLDWADRSLFDTIEEQWSVRPATSDANIQAVIADPHDAELLEIEPGQPCLLIAGVTRDAAGAVLESDRSLYRGDRYEVLARARRTNP from the coding sequence ATGCCCAGAACCCGCCACGAGATCGATCCCAGCAAGCTGACGACGACCGAGATCGCGTCGGGGCGGCCGAAGGGGTACCAGCTGCGCAAGATCCTCGAGGAGCTGGCCGACCGCAGCGGTCCCGGCGCGCTGATGCCGTCCGAGCGCGTGCTGGCGGACCACTTCGGGATCTCGCGGACGACCGTTCGGCAGGAGATCGAACGGATGGTGACCGACGGCGTGCTGTTCCGCCGGCACGGCCACGGCACGGTGGTGGCGGAGCCGACGCCCGCGCACACCGACCTGCTGACGTCGTTCAGCCGCGACATGCGGGCGCGCGGGATGACGCCGGGCTCGCGGGTGCTGTCGGCGACGGTGGAGCCGGCGACCTCCCGTACGGCCGCCCGGATGGAGGTCGACGAGGGCGAGCCCGTCCTCCACCTGGTCCGGCTGCGGCTGGCGGACGGCGTACCGATGGCGTTGGAACGTACGGACGTCTCCGCCTCCCGTTTCCCGGGCCTGGAACTGCTCGACTGGGCGGACCGGTCCCTGTTCGACACGATCGAGGAGCAGTGGTCGGTGCGACCGGCGACGAGCGACGCGAACATCCAGGCGGTGATCGCCGACCCGCACGACGCCGAACTGCTGGAGATCGAGCCGGGCCAACCCTGCCTGCTGATCGCGGGCGTCACCCGCGACGCCGCGGGCGCGGTGCTCGAGTCGGACCGGTCGCTCTACCGCGGCGATCGGTACGAGGTCCTCGCCCGCGCCCGCAGGACGAACCCCTGA
- a CDS encoding winged helix-turn-helix domain-containing protein — protein MELSLAEARRVALVAQGFGREPVKKATLAQVRKVALRILALQLDSINVLVRSHYLPVYSRLGPYPMAAIDELTHVRRELFETWGHAACLMPMRLYPLQRYRTWPLREVDWVAWPRGTKRSTNALIAALYDEVVERGPLTAAELSTARPRKGQWWNWDDGKVMLENLLDCGIVAVAGRRGFTRLYDLAERVIPREILDAPEVEAEEAQREQLALAAAAVGVGTAKMVAAYLGLWAPSHRTLTVAPNGRWRRPNWKLRIAELVEEGRLEKIAVEGWKEPGYVVPGTRVPREVNARALLTPFDSFIRVSAEALCGFTNPLSQQLYVPAERRQYGYYVLPFLLGDTLVGRTDLKADRQRGTLMVQSAYAEPGQNAKHVAKELAEELRRLQGWLELDDLEVADRGNLASDLRRAV, from the coding sequence ATGGAGCTGTCGCTCGCCGAGGCCCGTCGGGTCGCCCTGGTGGCGCAGGGCTTCGGGCGCGAGCCGGTGAAGAAGGCCACGCTGGCTCAGGTCCGGAAGGTCGCGTTGCGGATCCTCGCCCTCCAGCTCGACTCGATCAACGTGCTGGTCCGCTCCCACTACCTCCCGGTCTACTCCCGTCTCGGGCCGTATCCGATGGCGGCGATCGACGAGCTCACCCACGTACGCCGCGAGCTGTTCGAGACCTGGGGCCACGCCGCCTGCCTGATGCCCATGCGGCTGTACCCGTTGCAGCGCTACCGCACCTGGCCGCTCCGCGAGGTGGACTGGGTCGCGTGGCCGAGGGGAACGAAGCGATCGACCAACGCCCTGATCGCCGCCCTCTACGACGAGGTCGTCGAACGAGGCCCGCTGACCGCCGCCGAACTGTCGACCGCGCGTCCCCGCAAGGGCCAGTGGTGGAACTGGGACGACGGCAAGGTCATGCTGGAGAACCTGCTGGACTGCGGCATCGTCGCCGTCGCCGGACGGCGCGGGTTCACCAGGCTCTACGACCTCGCCGAGCGCGTCATCCCCCGCGAGATCCTGGACGCACCCGAGGTCGAGGCGGAGGAGGCGCAGCGCGAGCAGCTCGCCCTGGCGGCCGCGGCGGTCGGTGTCGGCACGGCGAAGATGGTCGCCGCGTACCTCGGTCTCTGGGCCCCCAGCCACCGCACGCTGACCGTCGCACCGAACGGCAGGTGGAGGCGGCCGAACTGGAAGCTGCGGATCGCCGAGCTCGTCGAGGAAGGCCGGCTGGAGAAGATCGCGGTCGAGGGCTGGAAGGAGCCCGGCTACGTCGTCCCCGGCACGCGGGTGCCGCGCGAGGTGAACGCGCGGGCGCTGCTCACCCCGTTCGACTCGTTCATCCGCGTCTCCGCCGAGGCGCTCTGCGGCTTCACCAACCCGCTCTCGCAGCAGCTGTACGTGCCCGCCGAACGGCGGCAGTACGGCTACTACGTGCTGCCGTTCCTGCTCGGCGACACCCTCGTCGGCCGGACCGACCTCAAGGCCGACCGCCAACGCGGCACGCTGATGGTGCAGAGCGCGTACGCCGAGCCGGGACAGAACGCGAAGCATGTCGCCAAGGAGCTCGCCGAGGAGCTCCGCCGCCTGCAGGGCTGGCTGGAGCTGGACGACCTCGAGGTCGCGGACCGAGGCAACCTCGCGAGCGACCTGCGCCGCGCGGTCTAG
- a CDS encoding heavy metal translocating P-type ATPase has protein sequence MSTSVELSIGGMTCASCAARIEKKLNKLDGVVATVNYATEKAKVTYDDKVGTDQLIATVEATGYTAELPKPPEAEPVAEEVDELRPLRDRLIASIVLTVPVIALGMIPALQFTFWQWLSLTLAAPVVTWAAWPFHKATLTNLRHGAATMDTLISLGVVAATAWSVYALFWGGAGEPGMKMPFTLIPSRGTGEAEIYLEVAAGVTMFILLGRYLEARAKRRSGTALRTLLDLGAKDVALLRNGDEKRVSISSLVVGDEFVVRPGEKIATDGIVVSGNSAVDLSMLTGESVPVEVGVDDAVVGATVNAGGRLVVRATRVGADTQLAQLARLVEDAQNGKAAVQRLADRISAVFVPIVITIAVATLGFWLGSGASPQVALTAAVAALIIACPCALGLATPTALLVGTGRGAQLGVLIKGPEVLESTRRVDTVVLDKTGTVTSGRMSLVEVLVAPGESRAEVLRLAGALEHASEHPIARAVASAALSEAGTLPDVEGFQNVEGLGVQGVVDGHAVIVGRVRLLEEWSQRLPAELAAAHAEIEASGRTAIAVGWDGQARAVLVVSDTVKPTSARAVAELRKLGLRPILLTGDNEALARAVAAQVGIDEVVAGVLPADKVDVIKRLQTEGRVVAMVGDGVNDAAALAQADLGLSMGTGTDVAIEASDLTLVRGDLMAAVDAIRLSRHTLRIIKGNLFWAFAYNVAALPLAAAGLLNPLLAGAAMAFSSVFVVTNSLRLRRFRSSAS, from the coding sequence GTGAGTACGTCCGTCGAACTCTCGATCGGCGGCATGACCTGCGCGTCGTGCGCCGCGCGGATCGAGAAGAAGCTGAACAAGCTGGACGGCGTCGTCGCGACCGTCAACTACGCCACGGAGAAGGCGAAGGTGACCTACGACGACAAGGTCGGCACTGACCAGCTGATCGCCACGGTCGAGGCGACCGGCTACACCGCCGAGCTGCCCAAGCCGCCGGAAGCCGAGCCTGTCGCCGAAGAGGTCGACGAGCTGCGGCCGCTGCGCGACCGTTTGATCGCGTCGATCGTGCTCACCGTTCCGGTGATCGCGCTCGGCATGATTCCCGCGCTGCAGTTCACGTTCTGGCAGTGGCTGTCGTTGACGCTCGCAGCGCCGGTCGTGACCTGGGCCGCGTGGCCGTTCCACAAAGCCACGTTGACGAATCTCCGCCACGGCGCCGCGACGATGGACACGCTGATCTCGCTCGGCGTGGTGGCCGCGACGGCGTGGTCGGTGTACGCGCTGTTCTGGGGCGGTGCGGGCGAGCCGGGCATGAAGATGCCGTTCACGCTGATCCCTTCGCGCGGTACGGGCGAGGCCGAGATCTATCTCGAGGTCGCTGCCGGGGTCACCATGTTCATCCTGCTCGGGCGCTACCTGGAGGCACGGGCGAAGCGGCGTTCCGGCACGGCGTTGCGAACGTTGCTGGACCTCGGCGCGAAGGACGTCGCGCTGCTGCGGAACGGCGACGAGAAGCGGGTGTCGATCTCGTCGCTGGTGGTGGGGGACGAGTTCGTCGTCCGTCCGGGCGAGAAGATCGCGACCGACGGCATCGTCGTCTCCGGCAACAGCGCGGTCGACCTGTCCATGTTGACAGGGGAGTCGGTGCCGGTCGAGGTCGGCGTCGACGATGCCGTCGTGGGCGCGACCGTCAACGCTGGTGGGCGATTGGTCGTACGAGCGACCCGGGTCGGCGCGGACACACAGCTCGCGCAGCTGGCGCGCCTGGTCGAGGACGCGCAGAACGGCAAGGCCGCCGTGCAGCGGCTCGCGGACCGGATCTCGGCGGTGTTCGTACCGATCGTGATCACCATTGCCGTGGCGACGCTCGGCTTCTGGCTCGGCAGTGGCGCTTCCCCGCAGGTCGCGTTGACCGCTGCCGTCGCGGCACTGATCATCGCCTGCCCGTGTGCGTTGGGACTCGCGACGCCGACCGCGTTGCTGGTCGGTACGGGACGTGGCGCGCAGCTCGGCGTGCTGATCAAGGGTCCGGAGGTGCTGGAGTCGACGCGGCGTGTGGACACCGTCGTGCTGGACAAGACCGGAACGGTGACGAGCGGGCGGATGTCGCTGGTCGAGGTGCTGGTCGCGCCGGGGGAGTCGCGCGCGGAGGTGCTGCGGCTGGCCGGGGCGCTCGAGCACGCGAGTGAGCACCCGATCGCGCGGGCGGTCGCTTCGGCCGCGCTTTCGGAGGCCGGCACGTTGCCGGACGTCGAGGGCTTTCAGAACGTCGAGGGTCTCGGTGTGCAAGGTGTGGTTGACGGTCACGCCGTGATCGTCGGCCGGGTGCGGTTGTTGGAGGAGTGGAGCCAGCGGCTGCCGGCCGAGCTCGCGGCCGCGCACGCGGAGATCGAGGCGTCCGGTCGTACGGCGATCGCGGTCGGTTGGGACGGTCAGGCCCGCGCGGTGCTCGTCGTCTCGGACACGGTCAAGCCGACGTCCGCGCGGGCGGTCGCAGAGCTGCGCAAGCTGGGCTTGCGCCCGATCCTGCTGACCGGGGATAACGAAGCTTTGGCGCGCGCGGTCGCGGCGCAAGTCGGGATTGACGAGGTCGTCGCGGGGGTGCTGCCTGCCGACAAGGTCGACGTGATCAAGCGGCTGCAGACCGAGGGCCGGGTCGTCGCGATGGTCGGTGACGGGGTGAACGACGCCGCCGCGCTGGCTCAGGCGGACCTCGGACTCAGCATGGGCACGGGCACGGACGTCGCGATCGAGGCGAGCGACCTCACGCTCGTTCGCGGTGACCTGATGGCCGCGGTCGACGCGATTCGCCTGTCCAGGCACACGTTGCGGATCATCAAGGGCAACCTGTTCTGGGCGTTCGCGTACAACGTCGCCGCGCTGCCTCTCGCGGCCGCCGGCCTGTTGAACCCGTTGCTCGCCGGCGCGGCGATGGCGTTCAGCTCGGTGTTCGTGGTGACGAACAGCCTGCGCCTGCGACGGTTCAGGTCGTCGGCTTCCTGA
- a CDS encoding methyltransferase, with amino-acid sequence MTSVMQLLDLTTPWCVHVAITLRIADRVQAGTSNVTELAREAECDPTFLRRVLRHLVAKGVFDEPAPGEFALNDTAEQLLDEGLKLSSDLDGLGGRFAHSWGTLLEAVRTGKPAYAERFGRPFWEDLDANPKLRHAFDALMGTVGHGTPDPRLTDWETVRTVVDVGGGTGGLLAEILKAAPHLHGTLVDLPQTVAESEALFEAAGVADRVTAVAQSFFDELPAGSDCYVLASILNDWPDEEVVAILRRCAAAMNDDGRVLIRGGVSPDEHAADQLTLEAVLLGGRNRSLDEFRQFALDAGLEVAKTRESPYVVELRKPTT; translated from the coding sequence ATGACTAGCGTGATGCAGCTGCTCGACCTGACGACTCCGTGGTGCGTGCACGTCGCGATCACGCTGCGGATCGCCGACCGCGTCCAGGCCGGCACGTCGAACGTCACGGAGCTCGCCCGGGAAGCCGAGTGCGACCCGACGTTCCTGCGCCGCGTGCTGCGGCACCTCGTCGCGAAGGGCGTGTTCGACGAGCCCGCGCCAGGCGAGTTCGCGTTGAACGACACCGCCGAGCAACTCCTCGACGAGGGCCTCAAGCTGAGCAGCGATCTGGACGGGCTCGGCGGCCGGTTCGCGCACTCCTGGGGCACCCTGCTCGAGGCCGTCCGCACCGGAAAACCCGCGTACGCCGAACGTTTCGGCCGCCCGTTCTGGGAGGACCTCGACGCGAACCCCAAGCTCCGGCACGCCTTCGACGCGCTGATGGGCACCGTCGGGCACGGCACGCCCGACCCACGCCTCACCGACTGGGAGACCGTACGCACCGTGGTCGACGTCGGCGGCGGGACCGGCGGACTGCTCGCCGAGATCCTCAAGGCCGCTCCGCACCTGCACGGCACGCTCGTCGACCTTCCGCAGACCGTCGCGGAGTCGGAAGCGCTGTTCGAAGCAGCCGGCGTCGCCGACCGCGTCACCGCCGTCGCGCAGAGCTTCTTCGACGAGCTGCCAGCGGGTTCCGACTGCTACGTGCTCGCGAGCATTCTCAACGACTGGCCGGACGAGGAGGTCGTCGCGATCCTGCGGCGGTGCGCCGCCGCGATGAACGACGACGGCCGCGTCCTCATCAGAGGAGGCGTGTCCCCGGACGAGCACGCGGCCGACCAGCTCACCCTCGAGGCCGTCCTCCTCGGCGGCCGCAACCGGTCGCTCGACGAGTTCCGTCAATTCGCCCTTGACGCCGGCCTCGAGGTCGCGAAGACGCGCGAGAGCCCTTACGTGGTTGAGCTCAGGAAGCCGACGACCTGA
- a CDS encoding SDR family NAD(P)-dependent oxidoreductase translates to MLRFEGKAALVTGAAHGIGRAIAERLAGEGARVALADLDLAAAEALASELGGGAQAVRCDVTDDEDVRTAIGTAVEQLGGLDVLVNNAGQGSGVPFDEGDDAHWQQQLDLNLFGAVRCTRAALPQLLRGKGNVVSIGSVNGIAAFGDIAYSTAKAGLQNLVKNLTKQYGPRGLRFNVVAPGTIRTRNWDGREDMLRHLAQRLYPLRRVGEPADIAAAVAFLASDDASWISGITLPVEGGALSGPASSWSEEDSDD, encoded by the coding sequence ATGCTGAGGTTCGAGGGGAAGGCGGCGCTCGTCACCGGGGCCGCTCATGGGATCGGGCGGGCGATCGCGGAACGGTTGGCCGGTGAGGGCGCCAGGGTCGCGCTCGCCGACCTCGACCTCGCGGCCGCCGAAGCGCTGGCGAGCGAGCTGGGCGGGGGCGCACAAGCGGTCCGCTGCGACGTCACCGACGACGAGGACGTCCGTACGGCGATCGGCACCGCCGTCGAGCAGCTCGGCGGACTCGACGTGCTCGTCAACAACGCCGGGCAGGGCAGCGGCGTCCCGTTCGACGAGGGCGACGACGCGCACTGGCAACAGCAGCTCGACCTGAACCTGTTCGGCGCCGTCCGCTGCACCCGCGCCGCGCTCCCGCAGCTGCTGCGCGGCAAGGGCAACGTCGTCTCGATCGGCTCGGTCAACGGCATCGCGGCGTTCGGCGACATCGCGTACTCCACCGCGAAGGCAGGCCTGCAGAACCTCGTCAAGAACCTCACCAAGCAGTACGGTCCGCGCGGACTCCGCTTCAACGTCGTCGCGCCCGGCACGATCCGTACCCGCAACTGGGACGGCCGCGAGGACATGCTGCGTCACCTCGCCCAGCGGCTCTACCCACTCCGCAGGGTCGGGGAGCCCGCGGACATCGCGGCCGCGGTCGCGTTCCTCGCCTCCGACGACGCGAGCTGGATCAGCGGGATCACCCTCCCGGTCGAGGGCGGCGCGCTCTCCGGCCCTGCCAGCTCCTGGTCCGAGGAGGACAGCGATGACTAG
- a CDS encoding LLM class flavin-dependent oxidoreductase codes for MKYSVTTGAAGSRLDPAGLAALAVRAEEAGWDAFFLEDYVVYQGQLDTPTWDPWICLAAMAAATKRIRLGTTVTPVPRRRPWQLALEAISVDRLSGGRLILGVGAGDPSDPFLAMESTSPAELAKRLDEGVATLATLLAGDMVNGARLAARPVQRPRIPLWVGGDLRVPAVRRRILRWDGSAAYGLSVDAVRDLVADAPPGFDVKIGGVTDLDELEDYRAAGATWCGRWVSPNEPDQLEEVIRTGPVRG; via the coding sequence GTGAAGTACTCCGTGACGACCGGCGCGGCCGGATCGAGGCTCGACCCGGCCGGACTGGCGGCGCTCGCCGTGCGGGCGGAGGAGGCGGGCTGGGACGCGTTCTTCCTGGAGGACTACGTCGTCTACCAGGGCCAGCTCGACACTCCCACCTGGGATCCGTGGATCTGCCTCGCCGCGATGGCGGCGGCCACGAAGCGGATCCGGCTCGGCACCACGGTCACGCCGGTGCCGCGGCGCCGGCCGTGGCAGCTCGCGCTCGAGGCGATCTCGGTGGACCGGCTGTCCGGCGGCCGGCTGATCCTCGGCGTCGGTGCGGGCGACCCGTCGGACCCGTTCCTGGCGATGGAGTCGACCTCGCCGGCGGAGCTCGCCAAGCGGCTCGACGAGGGCGTGGCCACGCTCGCCACGCTGCTGGCGGGGGACATGGTGAACGGGGCGCGGCTCGCGGCCCGCCCGGTGCAGCGGCCGCGGATCCCGTTGTGGGTGGGCGGCGACCTGCGCGTACCAGCCGTCCGGCGGCGAATCCTGCGCTGGGACGGCAGCGCCGCGTACGGGCTCAGCGTCGACGCGGTACGCGACCTGGTGGCCGACGCGCCGCCGGGGTTCGACGTCAAGATCGGCGGCGTCACCGATCTGGATGAGCTGGAGGATTACCGGGCGGCCGGGGCGACTTGGTGTGGTCGCTGGGTGTCGCCGAATGAGCCGGATCAGCTCGAAGAGGTGATCAGGACGGGGCCGGTCCGCGGTTGA
- a CDS encoding RNA polymerase sigma factor, producing MSAEAPIEDLLRELGPQVLGAVVRRYGDFDAAEDAVQEALLAAVLHWPKDGRPDNPRGWLIQTAVRKLTDHYRSNQARRRREVNEAWREVPQGRTEQRDDALELLFMCCHPSLSPASAVALTLRAVGGLTTAEIANAFLVPETTLAQRVSRAKQRIKSSGTSFGTPDSTEFAARLESVLRVLYLIFNEGYATSIGSALHRTDLSGEAIRLTRNVHALLQDDPEVTGLLALMLLTDARRLARTDEVGRLVPLEEQDRSLWDRAKIAEGVRLTATAMAGGRVGEYQLQAAIAAQHDTAARTEDTDWAQILALYGLLAKLTGNPMVELNRAIATAMANGPQAGLDLLAPVDAQLGAHYRLDAVRGHLYELLGDSDAAVSHYRAAAGRTTNLPERDYLVLRAARLNRGPAPS from the coding sequence GTGAGCGCCGAAGCGCCGATCGAGGACCTGCTGCGTGAGCTCGGGCCGCAGGTCCTCGGCGCCGTCGTCCGGCGGTACGGCGACTTCGACGCCGCCGAGGACGCGGTGCAGGAGGCGTTGCTCGCCGCCGTTCTGCACTGGCCGAAGGACGGGCGACCGGACAACCCGCGCGGCTGGCTGATCCAGACCGCTGTCCGCAAGCTCACCGACCACTACCGCAGCAACCAGGCGCGGCGACGGCGCGAGGTGAACGAGGCGTGGCGGGAGGTGCCGCAGGGCAGGACCGAGCAGCGCGACGACGCCCTCGAGCTGCTGTTCATGTGCTGCCACCCGTCGCTGTCGCCGGCGTCGGCGGTCGCGCTGACGTTGCGGGCGGTCGGCGGGCTGACGACGGCGGAGATCGCGAACGCGTTCCTCGTCCCGGAGACCACGCTCGCGCAGCGGGTGAGCCGGGCGAAGCAGCGGATCAAGTCGTCGGGAACGTCGTTCGGGACGCCGGACTCGACAGAGTTCGCCGCACGGTTGGAGTCGGTGCTGCGGGTGCTGTACCTGATCTTCAACGAGGGGTATGCGACCAGCATCGGGTCCGCCCTGCACCGGACCGACCTGTCGGGTGAGGCGATCCGGCTGACGCGGAACGTGCACGCGTTGCTGCAGGACGATCCCGAGGTGACCGGACTGCTCGCGCTGATGTTGCTCACCGACGCGCGCCGGCTCGCCCGGACCGACGAGGTCGGGCGGCTCGTTCCGCTCGAGGAGCAGGACCGCTCGCTGTGGGACCGGGCGAAGATCGCCGAGGGCGTGCGCCTCACTGCCACCGCGATGGCCGGCGGCCGGGTCGGCGAGTACCAGCTCCAGGCCGCGATCGCGGCCCAACACGACACCGCCGCGCGGACCGAGGACACCGACTGGGCGCAGATTCTCGCCTTGTATGGCTTGTTGGCGAAGCTCACCGGCAACCCGATGGTCGAGCTCAACCGCGCGATCGCCACAGCGATGGCCAACGGTCCGCAGGCCGGCCTCGACCTGCTCGCCCCGGTCGACGCCCAGCTGGGGGCGCACTACCGGCTGGACGCGGTACGCGGCCACCTGTACGAGCTGCTCGGCGACTCCGACGCCGCGGTCAGCCACTACCGGGCGGCAGCCGGGCGGACCACGAACCTGCCCGAGCGCGACTACCTCGTCCTGCGCGCCGCCCGCCTCAACCGCGGACCGGCCCCGTCCTGA